The DNA sequence AGGAAGGCAGTATTGTCTTGCAAGCCCGCTACTTTTCAGACATTGTCCGCAAACTTCCTGAACAATCAATTGAGATTGAGTCGGATGAGCAGCATAATGTCACGATCCGCTCAGGGAAAGCTGAATTTAACTTGAATGGGCAAGATGCTGAAGAATATCCTCAATTGCCCAAATTAAATACAGACGATAGTCTTGAACTGCCTACAGACTTGCTCAAAAGCGTTATTAAACAAACTGTTTTCGCTGTCTCCACAATGGAAACAAGACCAATTCTCACAGGGGTTCATTTGAAACTTGAAGATGGGAAATTGAATTTCACAGCTACAGACAGCCATAGACTTGCTTCAAGAGAAATTCCTGTCGAAGAAACAAATGTAGATTTCTCAAGTGTTGTCATTCCGGGAAAGAGTTTGAATGAATTGTCAAAAATTCTTGTCGATAACGATGAAACCGTTGATATTCGTGTCACACAAAACCAAATTCTTTTCCGCACAAAAAATCTTTACTTCTTATCCCGATTACTTGATGGGAATTATCCGGAGACATCCCGTCTCATCCCAGATCAGAGCAAAACATCAATTCATCTGAATACACGTGATTTGCTTCATACAATTGACCGAGCTTCCCTTCTTGCACGTGAAGATCGAAACAACGTAGTCAAGTTGTCCACAAATGGAAATGGTATGCTTGAAATTACAAGCAACTCTCCAGAGATTGGTCATGTGTCTGAAGAGATCACTGCCGACTCAATTGAAGGTGAAGATTTGAAAATCTCCTTCAGTTCCAAATATATGATGGATGCGCTCAAAGCAATTGACAGCGACGAAGTGAAAATTGAATTTACTGGCGCTATGCGGCCATTCATCCTTCGCCCAGCTAACGGCGAACCGATCATTCAACTAATCTTGCCTGTCAGAACATATTGATGGAAAAAGGAGCACCCTCTAACTTGAGGATGCTCCTTTTCTTCTTAATAACTTAAAAAATACATATTTTCAATTTTTCCCCAAAAGGGAGAGTGAAATTCGATGGAAATTGTCCTTTTGACATTTGAAAAATTTGTTTTCCGGCTTTCTGACGGTTTAAAAGCTAATTAAAGGGTCATCCCTTCCAAAAAGGATAAAACTTTAGTAAAATGGTTATAGAACGTTTTTAAAGGCTACTTATATTCGCTTTACAAAGCATTCAAATAGATTCTATAGGAATATGGTGAGGCAAAATGCACGAACAAATTGAAATTAGTACTGAATATATTACGCTTGGCCAATTCCTGAAGCTTGCCAATATATTTGAATCAGGTGGCATGATTAAAGGATTTCTTCAGGATGAAGGCGCTATTGTCAACGGTGAGCTAGAGCATCGTCGTGGTCGCAAATTGTATCCTGGAGACGTAGTTGAAGTTGAAAACGCGGGGAGCTTCATTGTTGCCGCGGAATAAGAACCGAAAAATGGGGCGGCAGCATGCATATTGAACAGCTCGCACTGCGCAACTACCGTAATTATGAGCGGCTGGAAATTGGTTTTGACAATAAGATCAACGTGATTATCGGTGAGAACGCTCAAGGAAAAACGAATCTCATGGAAGCTATTTATGTGCTTGCCTTCACAAAGTCGCATCGTACACCGCGGGAAAAGGAGCTTATACGCTGGGATGCAGACTTTGCGAAGCTGACTGGTGAAATTTCAAGAGGCGGTCAGACCCATACTCAGGAAATAATCATTTCAGCAAAGGGCAAGAAGGCTCGTCTTGACCAGATAGAGCAAAAACGTTTAAGCGACTACATTGGTGCCTTTAACGTCGTCATGTTTGCACCCGAAGATCTAACATTAGTAAAGGGAGCACCGCAAACGAGACGGCGTTTTATTGATATGGAACTTGGCCAGATTCAACCTAGATATATCTATCACCTCGCCCAGTACGGGAAAATTCTCAAGCAGCGCAATCATTTATTGCGTGAAATGCAGCGTGGGCGTTCAAAAGATAAGGTCATGCTGGAAGTGCTGACTGAACAGCTTGTCATGCATGCGGCTGATTTACTGGAACGCAGATTTGGATTTCTTAATCTGCTCAGGACTTGGGCTGCTCCGATCCACCAAGGTATTAGCCGTGGGCTTGAGACGTTGGAGATTCGCTATGAGTCTTCAATCGAGGTATCCGAGGAAGAAAATAAGGAAAAACTGGGACAGATATATCTGGAGCGTTTTGCACAAATGCAGGACAAGGAAATAGATCGCGGAACGACCCTGCTAGGTCCTCATCGCGACGATTTGGCGTTTTTTGTAAACGGTAAAAACGTACAGACCTTTGGATCGCAAGGACAGCAGCGCACTACAGCGCTTTCTGTGAAGCTTGCGGAAATTGAACTGATTGAAAGTGAAGTCGGAGAGTATCCTGTTCTGCTCCTGGATGATGTGCTAAGCGAGCTTGATGATTATCGGCAATCACATCTCCTGAACACCATTCAAGGCAAAGTTCAAACTTTTGTTTCAACGACAAGTGTTGACGGGATTCATCATGAGACCCTCAAGCAAGCTGAGTTATTCCGTGTGAAAAATGGAGAAATTGTTAGCTGACAGGAGGTAATCCATGTTCGTTCATATAGGCGGCAACCATGTCATTCAGTCAGACTCCATTGTATCCATCATTGAACGGGACCTAATGACTTCATCGGGGATAACTGGAGAAATGATTTCCGAAAGTGACAGTAACGGCATGGTGCATGGGTCTCCAAGTGACGCCAAGTCCATTGTCATCACCATAGAGTCGATTTATTTCAGCACACTTTCTGTTGCAACTTTGCAGCGGCGGGCAAGCATGATATCGACGATTAGCAAACTGGAGGACTACTCCGACGAGATTGAATTGGATTAAATATAAAAAGCGAGATGATCTGAATGGAAGAGAGAATGACTGGTCAGGAATCGTATGACGCGCATCAGATTCAAGTTCTGGAAGGACTTGAAGCGGTACGTAAACGTCCTGGTATGTATATTGGCTCGACAAGTGAAAAGGGACTGCATCATCTTGTTTGGGAAATTATTGATAACAGTATTGACGAGGCCCTTGCTGGATACTGTGATCATATCGAAGTCCTTATTGAAGAAGACAACAGCATCACAGTTATCGATAACGGCCGCGGTATCCCAGTTGATACACATGAGCAAACAGGCAAATCGGCACTTGAACTAATCATGACGGTTCTTCACGCAGGCGGTAAGTTTGGTGGAGGCGGCTATAAAGTGTCTGGTGGACTTCATGGTGTAGGCGCTTCTGTCGTAAACGCCCTTTCAAGCAGTCTTGATGTTAATGTCCATAGGGATGGTAAGGTATATCACCTCGGATTTAAACGTGGTATTACTCAAGGTGCCGTAGAAGTTATCGGAGAAACGGATCATACTGGAACAAAGACAACTTTCAAACCAGATCCGGAGATTTTCACGGAGACGACTGTTTATGATTATGAAACTCTTGTTCAGCGTATACGCGAACTAGCTTTTCTTAATAAAGGTATTACGATTTCTCTTGAAGACAAGCGGGACAGCGCACGTGAAAAGGCTGTATTCCACTACGATGGAGGAATTCGTTCCTATGTGGAGTATTTGAATCGCAATAAAGACGTACTGCATGAGCCTTTCTATGCTGAAGGTGAACAGCAGGAAGTCGTAGTTGAAGTTGCGCTTCAGTACAATGATGGGTTTGCAAGCAATCTGTACTCATTCGCCAATAATATCCACACTTATGAAGGCGGTACACATGAACTTGGTTTCCGTACAGGCTTGACGCGAGCTATTAACGATTACGCTAAGAAAAATGGCCTGATCAAAGAAAGCGAATCAAATCTTTCAGGTGAAGACGTACGTGAAGGAATTACAGCCATTGTCTCGATTAAACATGGCGATCCCCAATTCGAAGGCCAGACAAAGACAAAGCTTGGAAATACTGAGGTCCGAAGCATCGTAGACTCTGTGTTTAGCGATAAGTTTGCCCAATTCCTCATGGAAAATCCGCAGACAGCGAAAACGATTGTTGATAAAGGACTTATGGCTTCTCGTGCCCGCCTTGCAGCAAAAAAGGCTCGCGAATTAACTCGCCGTAAGAGTGCGCTCGAAGTTTCCAGTCTCCCTGGTAAGCTTGCTGACTGCTCTTCGCGTGATGCGACGATCAGTGAGTTGTATATCGTTGAGGGTGACTCTGCGGGTGGTTCTGCAAAGTCTGGTCGTGACCGCCATTTCCAGGCCATTTTGCCATTGCGCGGAAAAATCCTTAACGTAGAGAAAGCTCGTTTGGATCGAATTTTGTCCAATAACGAAGTGCGAATGATGATTACAGCCCTAGGAACAGGAATCGGTGAGGAATTCAATATCGAAAAGGCCCGTTATCATAAAGTTGTCATCATGACTGACGCGGATGTTGATGGAGCACATATCCGGACGCTATTGCTAACGTTCTTCTATCGTTATATGCGTCCTCTCATTGAAAATGGCTATGTCTATATTGCCCAGCCGCCGCTTTATAAAGTCCAGCAGGGCAAGGCTGCGCATTATGCCTATGATGATAGAGGGCTGGAACAAATCCTATCTGAACTGCCGCAAAATCCAAAACCGGGCATTCAGCGATATAAAGGTCTTGGCGAGATGAACGCTGAACAGCTTTGGGAGACGACAATGAATCCTGAAACCCGTACTTTGCTTCAAGTCGAACTGACAGATGCAATGGACGCGGACCATGTCTTCGATATGCTGATGGGTGACAAGGTTGAACCACGTCGTAACTTCATTGAAGAGAACGCCCAGTATGTTAAAAACCTGGATATCTGATTGTTTAGGCGAGCGGAGAGCTTGCCTTCTTTCAGGTAACTCAGGCAAAAGAAATATCTAGGAGGGAATTGGATGGCGGAAGAACAGCGCCCGAATGTGCAGGAAATCAATCTTAGTCATGAGATGCGCACATCGTTTCTTGATTATGCAATGAGTGTAATCGTTTCCCGCGCTTTGCCGGATGTGCGAGACGGTATGAAACCTGTACATCGTCGTATTTTGTATGCGATGAACGATCTTGGCATGCATTCAGATAAAGCACATAAGAAATCAGCAAGAATTGTTGGAGAAGTTATTGGTAAATACCATCCGCATGGTGACTCTGCAGTATACGAAGCGATGGTTCGCATGGCTCAGGACTTCAGCTATCGCTACATGCTCGTCGACGGTCACGGGAACTTCGGTTCTGTGGACGGAGACTCTGCAGCAGCGATGCGTTACACTGAAGCTCGCATGTCCAAGATTTCAATGGAACTATTGCGTGATATTAACAAAGATACAATTGACTATACAGACAACTATGACGGCTCGGAGCGGGAGCCAGTTGTATTCCCGTCCCGATTCCCGAACTTGCTCGTCAATGGAGCGACAGGTATTGCAGTAGGGATGGCAACTAATATCCCGCCTCATAATCTTGGAGAGACCATTGATGCGGTTCTTGAAATTAGCCGCAATCCCGAAGTATCAACAGATGAACTCATGGAGAACATCATTCCTGGACCAGATTTCCCTACGGCTGGTCTAATTCTTGGACGAAGTGGCATTCGCAGAGCTTATGAAACAGGAAAAGGCTCGATTACACTCCGGGCAAAAGTTGAAATTGAAGAACATTCAAATGGTAAATCAACTATTCTCGTAACAGAGCTTCCTTACCAGGTCAATAAAGCGAAGCTTGTTGAGAAGATTGCCGAACTTGTGCGTGATAAGCGAATTGACGGTATTACTGATTTGCGTGATGAATCCGACCGTAATGGGATGCGAATCGTAATGGAGTTGCGTCGTGATGCGAATGCCAATGTCGTGCTGAATAACCTTTATAAATACTCAGCTTTACAGACGACTTTTGGTATTAATATGCTTGCGCTCGTTGATGGCCAGCCGAAAGTGCTTCCGCTTAAGAAAAGTTTGCAGCACTATCTCGATCACCAGGTTGTCATTATCAAGCGCCGTACTGCATTTGAGTTGAAAAAGGCAGAAGCACGTGCTCATATCCTGGAAGGTCTTCGAATTGCACTTGATCACCTTGATGAAGTCATTACCCTTATACGGAATTCGAAAACCGCTGATATAGCAAGAACAGGTCTTATGGAGCGGTTCGGTTTGAGTGAAAAGCAGGCTCAGGCAATCCTGGATATGCGTCTTCAGAGACTGACAGGACTGGAACGCGAGAAGATAGAGAACGAATATCAGGAGTTGCTAAAGCTTATAGCTGAACTTAAAGCAATTCTTGCCGATGGGGAAAAAGTTCTTGAAATCATTCGCGAGGAATTGACTGAAATCAAGGAGAAGTATAATGACGCGCGCAGAACCGAAATCGTTTCTGGCGGTGCTGACTTCTTTGAAGATGAAGATCTTATTCCAGAAGAACAAATTGTTGTCACACTGACACATCAGGGATACATTAAGCGTCTGCCAGCTACAACTTATCGTGCTCAGCGTCGTGGTGGCCGTGGCATTCAGAGCATGGGAACGAACGAAGACGATTTTGTTGAGCATCTTCTTTCCACTTCCACACATGACACTCTTCTTTTCTTCACGAACAAGGGAAAAGTGTATAAAATGCGCGGTTATGAAATTCCTGAGTACAGCCGTACTGCTAAGGGAATTCCGATTATTAATCTCCTTCAGATTGAGAAGGGTGAGTGGGTTAATGCGGTAATCACAATTGGTGAGTTTACGGAGAATAGTTATTTGTTCTTCACGACAAAACACGGCATTGCAAAACGGACAGAACTTTCCCAGTTTGCCAATATCCGCAAAGGCGGACTGATTGCAATTGGTCTAAAGGAAAGTGATGAACTCATCTCGGTACGGCTGACTGATGGCAATAAGGATATGATGATTGCAACGAAAATGGGCTATCTGATCCGATTTGAGGAAGAGCAAGTTCGCTCAATGGGACGTACAGCAGCAGGCGTACGCGGTATTTCACTCCGAGAGGACGATGAAGTCGTCTCGATGGAAATCATTGAGGAAGGCGCACAAATCCTTCATGTAACGAACAAAGGTGTCGGTAAACGGACTCCGGAAGACGAGTATCGCCGGACGAATCGTGGCGGTAAGGGAATCTTTACATGTAAATTGAATGAGGATACCGGTCATGTTGTGGCAGTTAAAGCTGTTACAGGTGACGAGGATATTATGCTTATTACAATTGAAGGTGTGCTAATCCGGACACCAGTACGCGATATATCCCAGACGGGACGCAGCACGATGGGTGTCAAGCTCATTCGTTTGCAGGAAAGTGAAGAAGTTGCGACAGTTGCAAAGATTGATCAGGAAGAACTTGATGAAGCAACTGAAGAAGCAGTAGAGCAAGAAATGAAAGCTGATGAAGAAGCGGCATTGGAAACGGTCGCTGAAGCAGAAGACGTCCAAGTCGATGATGCGGGCGATTTGGAATAAATTTTAATCCCGGCGTTTTGCAGCGCCGGGATTTTTCCCGTTTTCCATAGCATTGAGCCAGGCAGCTGCTAGGAGGGGGAATTTTAGGGCAGCAGTATCAAGGTAAATACTGATTGCCTGATAGTCGAGATCCTCTCTTAAGGAAAGGAGATCCCCCCACCATTCAGTCTCATAACGGGACAGCATACTGAGATTATAGAGCAGCAAGTAATGAATCATCATTTCTGACATCCCGGAAGTTGTGTTTTTTACTAGACCTGTGTAAATTGTGCCATTGCCAGCTGTGAAAAAGCCAATGTTGTTCATGCAACTGGGCACTTCTTCCAAAAGTACTTCAAGACCATTCGATGTCTGGTTGTAGTGTTGGATTTTTGGCAGTCCTGAAGCAATCCGTCTTAAGAGCGTTTGCCAAGTGGCATGGTGGCCATCGCACATGGCTTCGGGCAATATAATTTGTTTACTTTGTACATTTCCGACAGCAGCAAGTGTACTGCCTTTTTGCCTTGCCAATAGTGTAATCATTTCAGGGATTGCCGCAATGAGATCCGCCATGGGGATTTTTAGCTCAGTAAATTGAGATATACCAAAAAGGTACTCTGCGAGACAGGGAAACAGTCCCTGATGTTGGATTTTCACTTCGTCTTGAAGAAAAACAAAATCACGTTTTTTTCGTTTGCGTGCAGAAACTCCATGTGCCAGCTGGGACGTCTGTTCAGGATAGCCGGGGCAGACTGTAAGCAGGCAGCCTTTCACAAGATGGGCAGCTCCATAGAAATAAAGGAGCGGTTTCATTGATTGAGGAAGACGGATACCTTGTTCGTACAAATCAAGTCCTTGCGTGTTATAATGTAAAAAAGCCTGTGCGTTGGAATAGGCAAGTGCATCTGCATCTTCAATATTCCGCCTCTTATAGCAGGCGGTTAGAAAGTCATACGATGCCTTTTGGGAAGACAGACAACTGAAGTACATGCGGGCATCCAAATGTATCAATTTGCACAGCCTCCTTAAGTAATTTCAATATTCAAAATCTATTTTCTTTTGATTACAGGGCTTTCACCTGTTGAAAAAGCGTATTTGTTCCCGTATTCTAAGTAACAATAAGAATGGACAGGCATTAGTTTTTGCCAAAACGATCAAATATAAACCAATGCTTCATGCATGTCAAAACATTACAAGGAGGAGCAAAATGCGGAAAGATAAATTTGCCAAAGAAGGACTAACTTTTGATGATGTACTTTTGATCCCTGCTAAATCTGAAGTACTACCAAAGGATGTTAACATTAAAACAACCCTTTCAAAACTGAATCTCAATGCCCCGCTAATCAGTGCAGGCATGGATA is a window from the Aciduricibacillus chroicocephali genome containing:
- the dnaN gene encoding DNA polymerase III subunit beta, whose translation is MKFVVQRDPLLKSVQDVMKAISSRTAIPILTGMKIEAKQNGIVLTGSDSDISIESHIQAEADGIVNVEQIEEGSIVLQARYFSDIVRKLPEQSIEIESDEQHNVTIRSGKAEFNLNGQDAEEYPQLPKLNTDDSLELPTDLLKSVIKQTVFAVSTMETRPILTGVHLKLEDGKLNFTATDSHRLASREIPVEETNVDFSSVVIPGKSLNELSKILVDNDETVDIRVTQNQILFRTKNLYFLSRLLDGNYPETSRLIPDQSKTSIHLNTRDLLHTIDRASLLAREDRNNVVKLSTNGNGMLEITSNSPEIGHVSEEITADSIEGEDLKISFSSKYMMDALKAIDSDEVKIEFTGAMRPFILRPANGEPIIQLILPVRTY
- the yaaA gene encoding S4 domain-containing protein YaaA translates to MHEQIEISTEYITLGQFLKLANIFESGGMIKGFLQDEGAIVNGELEHRRGRKLYPGDVVEVENAGSFIVAAE
- the recF gene encoding DNA replication/repair protein RecF (All proteins in this family for which functions are known are DNA-binding proteins that assist the filamentation of RecA onto DNA for the initiation of recombination or recombinational repair.), translated to MHIEQLALRNYRNYERLEIGFDNKINVIIGENAQGKTNLMEAIYVLAFTKSHRTPREKELIRWDADFAKLTGEISRGGQTHTQEIIISAKGKKARLDQIEQKRLSDYIGAFNVVMFAPEDLTLVKGAPQTRRRFIDMELGQIQPRYIYHLAQYGKILKQRNHLLREMQRGRSKDKVMLEVLTEQLVMHAADLLERRFGFLNLLRTWAAPIHQGISRGLETLEIRYESSIEVSEEENKEKLGQIYLERFAQMQDKEIDRGTTLLGPHRDDLAFFVNGKNVQTFGSQGQQRTTALSVKLAEIELIESEVGEYPVLLLDDVLSELDDYRQSHLLNTIQGKVQTFVSTTSVDGIHHETLKQAELFRVKNGEIVS
- the remB gene encoding extracellular matrix regulator RemB translates to MFVHIGGNHVIQSDSIVSIIERDLMTSSGITGEMISESDSNGMVHGSPSDAKSIVITIESIYFSTLSVATLQRRASMISTISKLEDYSDEIELD
- the gyrB gene encoding DNA topoisomerase (ATP-hydrolyzing) subunit B, which translates into the protein MTGQESYDAHQIQVLEGLEAVRKRPGMYIGSTSEKGLHHLVWEIIDNSIDEALAGYCDHIEVLIEEDNSITVIDNGRGIPVDTHEQTGKSALELIMTVLHAGGKFGGGGYKVSGGLHGVGASVVNALSSSLDVNVHRDGKVYHLGFKRGITQGAVEVIGETDHTGTKTTFKPDPEIFTETTVYDYETLVQRIRELAFLNKGITISLEDKRDSAREKAVFHYDGGIRSYVEYLNRNKDVLHEPFYAEGEQQEVVVEVALQYNDGFASNLYSFANNIHTYEGGTHELGFRTGLTRAINDYAKKNGLIKESESNLSGEDVREGITAIVSIKHGDPQFEGQTKTKLGNTEVRSIVDSVFSDKFAQFLMENPQTAKTIVDKGLMASRARLAAKKARELTRRKSALEVSSLPGKLADCSSRDATISELYIVEGDSAGGSAKSGRDRHFQAILPLRGKILNVEKARLDRILSNNEVRMMITALGTGIGEEFNIEKARYHKVVIMTDADVDGAHIRTLLLTFFYRYMRPLIENGYVYIAQPPLYKVQQGKAAHYAYDDRGLEQILSELPQNPKPGIQRYKGLGEMNAEQLWETTMNPETRTLLQVELTDAMDADHVFDMLMGDKVEPRRNFIEENAQYVKNLDI
- the gyrA gene encoding DNA gyrase subunit A — encoded protein: MAEEQRPNVQEINLSHEMRTSFLDYAMSVIVSRALPDVRDGMKPVHRRILYAMNDLGMHSDKAHKKSARIVGEVIGKYHPHGDSAVYEAMVRMAQDFSYRYMLVDGHGNFGSVDGDSAAAMRYTEARMSKISMELLRDINKDTIDYTDNYDGSEREPVVFPSRFPNLLVNGATGIAVGMATNIPPHNLGETIDAVLEISRNPEVSTDELMENIIPGPDFPTAGLILGRSGIRRAYETGKGSITLRAKVEIEEHSNGKSTILVTELPYQVNKAKLVEKIAELVRDKRIDGITDLRDESDRNGMRIVMELRRDANANVVLNNLYKYSALQTTFGINMLALVDGQPKVLPLKKSLQHYLDHQVVIIKRRTAFELKKAEARAHILEGLRIALDHLDEVITLIRNSKTADIARTGLMERFGLSEKQAQAILDMRLQRLTGLEREKIENEYQELLKLIAELKAILADGEKVLEIIREELTEIKEKYNDARRTEIVSGGADFFEDEDLIPEEQIVVTLTHQGYIKRLPATTYRAQRRGGRGIQSMGTNEDDFVEHLLSTSTHDTLLFFTNKGKVYKMRGYEIPEYSRTAKGIPIINLLQIEKGEWVNAVITIGEFTENSYLFFTTKHGIAKRTELSQFANIRKGGLIAIGLKESDELISVRLTDGNKDMMIATKMGYLIRFEEEQVRSMGRTAAGVRGISLREDDEVVSMEIIEEGAQILHVTNKGVGKRTPEDEYRRTNRGGKGIFTCKLNEDTGHVVAVKAVTGDEDIMLITIEGVLIRTPVRDISQTGRSTMGVKLIRLQESEEVATVAKIDQEELDEATEEAVEQEMKADEEAALETVAEAEDVQVDDAGDLE
- a CDS encoding YaaC family protein; this encodes MIHLDARMYFSCLSSQKASYDFLTACYKRRNIEDADALAYSNAQAFLHYNTQGLDLYEQGIRLPQSMKPLLYFYGAAHLVKGCLLTVCPGYPEQTSQLAHGVSARKRKKRDFVFLQDEVKIQHQGLFPCLAEYLFGISQFTELKIPMADLIAAIPEMITLLARQKGSTLAAVGNVQSKQIILPEAMCDGHHATWQTLLRRIASGLPKIQHYNQTSNGLEVLLEEVPSCMNNIGFFTAGNGTIYTGLVKNTTSGMSEMMIHYLLLYNLSMLSRYETEWWGDLLSLREDLDYQAISIYLDTAALKFPLLAAAWLNAMENGKNPGAAKRRD